The Chitinophaga pinensis DSM 2588 region TCTGCAAGTATGCGCTGCTGACGCTGACTGCACAACATCACATTTTCAGGCGACCACTCTTCCACCGCTTCCGGTTCACGTCTGAAAAGTCCTGAACCGGAACAGGGCGCATCCACCACCATCACATCAAAGTATCCGGGCAATCTGCCAAAATCACGCGGGTCATTGTTTGTAACAACCACGTTTGCAGCACCCCATTTGCTGATATTATCGCCTAAAAGCGCCGCTCTGCTTTTGATCACCTCATTGGATACCAGCACACTGTCGGCGCTGATTATCGATTGCAGCAGGGTTGATTTACCACCCGGCGCTGCGCAGAGATCCAGTACTTTCAATGGCGCGTCCAGGTCACATACGTGTCGCATTACCTGTTCCACGAACATAGAAGATGCTTCCTGTACATAATAAGCGCCTGCATGGAAAAAAGGATCAAAGGTAAAAGACGGTCTTACCGGCAGATAGTATCCATACTGTGACCATGGCACCCGGCTGACGGTTGTCTCTGTCAGTGATTGCAGCACCTTTTGCACTGCCTGTTCATCCTGTAATTTGTTCGGATTTATCCTGAGAGAAGTGATTTTTTCGCCTGCCTCATGTATACGCAAAAAGGCTGCCAAATCCATGCCTGGCAGTCCTGATAGTGTGTCTGTAAATTTTTTCGGTAAGAAATCCAACCCCTTATTTTTGCAGCAAAATACTGAAAAAACGGGGCATAGCAGTCAGATGGCCATTTATAGGCTGTTCACAATCTCTGCCACCAGCTGTTGCAGTACCTGTTTAGCATCGCCAAACAGCATGGATGTTTTAGGTTGGAAAAAGAGGTCATTTTCAATACCGGCATACCCCGGTTTCATGCTGCGTTTATTGACAATCACGCTTCTGGCATTTTCTACTTCCAGTATCGGCATACCATAGATCGGGCTGGAAGGGTCGCTTTTTGCAGCCGGGTTTACCACGTCATTTGCGCCTAATATCAGTACCACATCCGTCGTATTAAACTGTCCGTTAGCCTGTTCCATCTCCAGCAGTTTGTCATACGGCACGTCTGCTTCAGCCAGCAATACGTTCATATGCCCCGGCATACGGCCGGCCACAGGATGGATAGCATACCTAACTTCCACACCTCTTGCCTCCAGGAGTGTTTCCAGTTCATGACAGGCATGTTGCGCCTGTGCAACAGCCAATCCATAGCCCGGTACGATCATCACTTTATGTGCATAGGCCATTACGACCGCTGTATCTGACAAGCCAATCTCTTTATAAGCGCCCTGTTCCCGGGTAACGCCGCCTGCTTTCGCACCACCAAATGCGCCGATCAACACATTCTTCAGGGAGCGGTTCATTGCTTTACACATCAGGATCGTCAGGATAGTTCCTGCAGAACCTACCAGGATCCCTCCTGTCAGCATCACCGGATTATTATACAGGAAACCGCCACAGGCAGCTGCGACACCAGTAAATGAATTCAACAGGGAAATCACCACCGGCATATCTGCTCCGCCGATAGGCAGCACGAAAAATATACCGTAGACCAGTGACAGCACAAGTACTGTGGCAAATAAGGCCACTGTGGCGGAGGGTAATGTAACGGTCACGAATAGGGTCAGCAGCATGATGACTGCCAATACTGACAGATTAACGATATGCTGTCCCTGGAACGAAATATCTCTGATACGTCCGTTCAGCTTTCCCCATGCAATCACGGATCCCGCAAATGACACAGCACCGATGATCATTCCTGCGAATATAATCCCCAGTTGCCCGTGCACATTTGGTATATCAGCCAGCGTACCCGCCATATATTCAAATTCCACGACAGAGATCAGTGCCGCACAGGCACCTCCCATGCCATTAAACAGACTAACCATTTCAGGCATAGCGGTCATTTTCACTCTTCTGGCAGAAATAAGACCTATCACGCCGCCTACTACCAGACCTGTAATAATCCAGCCGTAATTGTGTAATCCGTGTCCGTTATGTCTGTAAAGGAAAATTGTTCCGAGTATGGCCAGCGCCATTCCTCCCGCAGCAATGGCATTGCCTTTCCTGGCGGTAGCGGGATTACTCAGCATCTTTAATCCGACGATAAATGTGACAGAGCCTATCAGATAGATCAACGATAACATAGTGCAATGATTAGATACAACTATTTGGTCTTTTTCGATTTGAACATCTCAAGCATTCTGTCAGTCACGACAAAGCCACCTACTACGTTTATCGTTCCCAGTATCACTGCCAGAAATCCAAGTATCAGCGCCAGGTAATTTTCATCGCTGGCCTGTCCCATTACGATAATCGCCCCGATGATCACAACGCCGTGGATCGCATTGGCGCCACTCATTAGTGGGGTATGTAATACGGATGGTACGCGGGAGATGACCTCCACGCCAAGGAAGATGGAAAGAATAACAATGTAGGTCAGCTCAAGATGTTGTTCTAAAAAAGAAAAAACAGCTTCCATGATGGGGAATATTGATGTCAGGTAATAACAGATACTTACAGCTTGACGCCTTCGGCCTGCTTCAGCCGTTCATTGGTAATAGCACCGCTATGGGTGATACACGCGCCCTGCACAATGTCATCTGAAAAGTTCAGCACGAGGTCTCCGTTCTTTATCAGTAGCTGCAAAAAATTGTACATATTCTTTGCGTATAATTTACTTGCATCGGAGGGCATAGAAGATGGCAGATTGGAATCACCGATGATCGTGACACCCTGATGTACGACCGTCCTGTTGTTTTCAGTAAGGGACGTATTTCCACCGGTGGCAGCAGCCAGGTCTATAATCACCGAACCCTGTTTCATTCTCTCCAGCATGGCTGTCGGTATCAGTAAAGGGGCTTTACGACCGGGAATCTGTGCAGTCGTGATAACAATATCTGCTTTAGCGACACTATCTGCGATCTTTTCCTGCTGCCGTTGTTTATAATCAGCACTTTGTTCTACAGCGTATCCACCTGCAGCGGATGCATCGGCAGCGCCTTCTACTTCTATAAATCGTGCACCCAGACTCATGACTTCTTCCCTCACAGCGGGACGTGTATCAAACACTTCTACTACTGCACCAAGTCGTCTGGCAGTAGCAATCGCCTGTAAGCCTGCCACACCTGCTCCGAGTATCAGCACTTTTGCGGGTGCAATACTACCTGCTGCGGTCATAAACATTGGGAAATAACGGCTGTAACTGGTCGCAGCGAGCAATACAGCCTTGTAACCGGCAATATTGGCCTGTGAACTCAATACATCCATACTCTGCGCCCTGGTCGTGCGGGGTACACTGTCGAGACTGAAAGCAGTCAGCTGTTTGTCAGCCCATTGCTGCATCAGCGCTGTATTATACAATGGCTGATAAATACCGGCCAGCACCTTCCCTGCCGGGATCATCTTCCAGGACGATTCTTCAGGGATCTGTATGCTGAGGATAATATCTGCCTGTTGCAGGATCTCTCCGGCAGGTTTGATCTGGGCTCCTGCCTGTATATAGGATTCATCGGAGTAATATGCCCGGGTTCCGGCATCCGGTTCAATCCAAACCGTTACTCCCTGTTTTTCTAACTGCTTAACTATCTCCGGCACTAAAGAAACCCTGTTTTCTCCTGGCTGTTCTTTAAGGACGCCTGCAATCATCTAGTGGAATTTATGATCTGAATTTACGGTAGTTTTTCTAAATATAAGGTATCACAACAAGTTGAACAAAAAACTCTCCGGCTCAGCAGAAAAGGCTTGGCAGGATATTAGTGTGCATATCTGCAGAAGACAGTCCAGAATCAGGCTGAGCTTGTTTTTGAAAATCTAAACTTACATTTTATGCCAAAAGATCAAAATGGAAAATTTACCCCGATAAAGGGAAAACCTTCCGGTAATGGAAAGGAGGGATTAGGTTTGAGAAAGTCCATTTCCCCTGATGAGCTGGAAGCAGACCTGGAGATGACGGACAAATACACCGTGGGGCCAGATGAACTGCAGCCAGGCGTCCATATGCGGCATCCCAACAGAGATACTGCTAAAAAAGCTGTGCAGCAACAGAACAATCTCAGAGAAGCGCCCGCTGATAAGACGTTAGATGAAACGTTTGATCAACTCCAGCACAATATTACTGCTACTGAAATTGAAGGCAGAGTCAACAAAAATATCTTTGCGGAACTGGCGGCAGAAAAAGGTAACATATGTATTACACTATATATGCCGACACATGCATCCGGACAGGCAGTAAATGAGCAACAGGATCTGATCTGTTTTAAAAATATATTGCAACAGACACAAAAGCAACTTGAAGAAAAATCAATATCACCATTGCAGATACGCCAGTTGTTACAGCCCGGATATGAGTTACTAAAAGAAGAAATGTTCTGGAAAAATCAACAGGACGGACTGGCCTGCTTTATCACAGAGAACTCTTTCCGCTATCTGCGCCTGCCGTTGACTATGCAGCAACAGATTTACTGCAATCATAGCTTTATGTTAACTCCGCTGCTGCCGGTATTAACCAGTACCGAACAATTTTACTTGCTGACCTTCAGCAAACACAACGCTAAATTGTTTCTCGCCGACGCATTTGGAATGAAAGAAGTACCTGTAGAAGGGATGCCAAATGGTATGGACGATGTTATACACTTTGAAGAAAAAGGCGATCAGCAGTTATTCCGTACAGGAAGCTCTGGTGGTGGTCACGGCGCCAATTATCACGGTATGAATTCCAACCCGGATCATAAAACGGATATCGCAAATTATCTGGAAGAAGTGGACAAAACCATATGGAAAGAAGTGCTGCATAACAAGCACATTCCATTAATCATGGCTGCAGTCGATTATCTCCAGCCTATTTTCAGAAAGGTGACCCGCTATCAGCATGTAGCTGATGAAGCGCTTACTGGAAATTTTGAACATGAGAAAGCGACAAAAATTTACAGGCAGGCCAGAGAGAAAATGCAGCCATTTTTTGAGAAAAGGAAGGAGCAGGCTTTAGATAAATACAATAACGGATCAACCAGTGCATTAACGGCATCCATTCCGGATGATGTTATACCTGCTACCTATTACGGTCAGGTAGATTGTTTATTCGTTGAAAAGAATGCACAACTATGGGGTACCTTCGATGAGAAAGAAAACAGGGTGATTATACACGAAGCGCAACAACCCCAGGACGAATGCCTGCTGAATAACGCCATCACCCAAACCATTCTCCACAATGGCGATGTGTTCATTCTGGAGAAAGACAAAATGCCAGCTGAGAGCAGTATAGCTGCTTCATTGCGCTATGCATAAAATAGAAGACTGACCAGGCCGTTCCTGGTCAGTCTTTCATCTTTTTATTCTCCTTCAGCAGGTGGTTCTGCCTGTTTAATTTTCAGTTGGAAGGTACTGGCTGTCGTGGCCTTAGCTGGCTTCGCAGATAGTGTTACACTCTCTTTGTCTTTCAATGCCTCCGGTAATGTGTAATTGAAACTGATACTATCCGGCTTCCGGTCCGGATCCTCTACAGGGGTATTTTCGATAGTAATGCTGATATCACCTTCGTTTAATTTCGTACCTGTCAGGGTGACCAATGTAGCTTTTCCAACCTCCAGCGGATCTGCTGTCACGCCACTTATTTTCGGCGCTCCGTTTGTTAACTGATCCGGCCTTTCTTCCTTAGGATTGGTACGAAACAGCACATCAAAGATCTCTTTCAGCTTTAATGTGGCCCTGTCTGTGAATAGTCCTGACAACAATGATATCGTCATCAGTCCGTAGATATTAATGTTCGAACTATCATCGCTCATATTCAGAAATCCTCCCCTGAACACAAAATAAATCGCAATGGCCAGTGCTGCTGCCGTGAATGGTTTAACAACATACCAGAGCACCCAGCTCTTCCTGAATTTACCAGCGCCGATAAAGGTGGTAAATGAGGTCGATATGTGTATCATATTACCGAGAAATCCGGCCACACCCACCAGTATCAGTAACAGCGTATTGATATGTATCAGGTCATCTTCACTGCCTTTGTAATAAACAGTCCGGCCCTTTACCTGGGTAAGTGCGGAGTCATCTGTCGCTGCCGTTGCTGATGTTGCTGCTGTGTTGTCAACCGCCGCCTGTGCTCCTGTAGTATCTGTTTCACTACTGTCTTTCTTTGCGGCTGTTGCCGGTATATTTACAACCGGCTTTTGCAGAAGGGAAGTGTCGATGATTGAATCCACCAGACGTATATGAAACCATTTATTAACATACAATGAGGTGGTATTTTCTTTGGGACCGGGTATCCTGTCCGGCCAGTGCGCAATGAGGTAGATTGCGCTGAATAATGTAAAAAAGATGATCAGTAAACCCGCCAGCCATTTTCCTCCGGACGTGATTTCATTGCCATCATTATCCCTGAAGGAAGGAGGTGGAGATTGTGGGGCAGCATTCTGCGTTTCAGCCATAAAAGATGAATTAAAATAGTTGAGAAATATTGCCAGATAAGGCGTTGCGGCATTATGTCTTTATGTGCTCATTTTGTATATGGATATCAACACGACAAATGAAGTATATGGGGTTTGGGGTCTGATTTATTTACACTACAAGTTAACAAAAAACAGGGATAATAAAAAATGTGGGATGCCATAAGACATCCCACCATATCAGCTATTCAAACAGTTCCTGTTCGTTTGTATAATATGTTTTCCGGCTATTCAGTTCTTGTTGCTCAATAACACCTCCGGTCGGACTATGCGTCTTTTTAGGCTGGTGTATTTTCATAAAATCACGTATCTCACCTGCAATGATATCCGGATGTTCCTTACGGATCTGTTTTTCGGCTTCTTTTAACACGTTATGAATTGCTGCATGCAGCGCTTTGACCTTCGTTGCAGGGATCTTATTGGCAATAGAAAACGGGGAAATACCGGCTTCCCATAATATCTCGTCTGCATAGGCATTACCAATACCCCTGATAATATGCTGATCGAGCAGTATTTTCTTGACAGCCGTCTTTTTCTTCGCCAGTTGCTCCTTCAGAAATGTCAATGTGAATTCCTTTGATAATGCATCGGGCGCTGCTGCTGCTTCGGGATTCAGTGAAGGCACTGCTGCTCCTTGAAAGTCCGTCAATGCAAGTCCTTTCCCGTCCTCAAATAACAGCGCTATTACCGTATGTTTATTCGTGTTTTCTTCTTCGAAGTAATACAACTTGCCATGCAGCATCAGGTGCATCCCCAGCACAGCCTCATTTTTAAACCTGAAACGCAGTTCCTTCCCCTCTCTGTAAACGCTCTCCAGCGTCTCACCTTCCAATGCTTTCTTAAAAGCTGCGGGTGTGTCCTTGGCTTTTTTGGTATTCTCCAGTTTAATGACTTTCAATTTTTTACCTGATAATGCTTTATCAAGGTTGTGGCTGAATACCTGCAGATCTGGTAATTCGGGCATATAACTGATTTATTTGGAGAGTGATTGCACTATTGCGGATCCGATAGCGTTGACAAATTTTTTATCTTCCATTCCATCAATTTTCCAACCTTTCTTCATCCGTCTGATAATGCCCATACTGGCATCATTGAGGATAATGTCATATTCTTCACAGAAACCATCATGACAGGTTTGTCCGATAGGAATGGCTTCTCCAAGGTAATGCTTTTCATTATAAGTAAGATCAAGGGGAGCCGGCTCTTTTTCCAGCTGTGCGATAATCTCCTGCAGGAATTCAATCAGATGCTTTCGTTGCGTCTTTCCTGACAGACTCCACTTCTCTTTATCAGCCCGTTTATGCGCCAGCTTCAGCTTCAATCCTGCCATTGAAGTTGTGTAATCATTAGCATTCAACTTGCGTACATTCTGATGTGCCATGATATACCAATGATATTCTGTACCTACCGGCACTCCTGAACCTTCCGGTGCATGCCCTGCCCTTCGTTTGGTCACTGCATACGACAACTCCCAGAGGTCGGGTGTAATCTTTGTTTCTTTCCAGACGCCCGCATCATAGTTCCATTTATGACTCCTGCCTATCTTCATGCCTGTGTACTGCCGTCCTTCAAACTCCTTAAACTCATTATATGTTTTTGACAGGTCTTTTTTAACCGCTTTCTTACGTGGTGGGGTCGCAGCGGCTGCTTTCTTTTTTGCAGTTGTTTTCCTTGTGGCTGTTTTCATAACATCATACTTTAGTCATATCAATCAATGTCTTTGCATTTTCGATGGCGTATCCATGAACGTCATTATTGAAAAACACCCAAACAATATGCCCTTCTTGCTGCCAGTCAAGTACTTTTTGCGCATACTTTTCCAGGGTTCTATGGCTGTAGGATGTTGCATAAGAGCCATCCGGACCATGAAAACGCACATAGATATGCCGGGCGGTGACAAACTCTCCATATGGCCAACGCTTACCAGATTCAGCTATCACAAAAGTGACTTTATACTTTTCAAGTAAGGCGATAGCATTATCTTTCAGCCAGCTGTCATGTCTGGGTTCAATAGCGAAAGTGTAACCTTTGTATTGCTTGAGCACTTCAAAGAAGTGGCTCACTTTATCCTCATGAAATCCCAGTGTGGCCGGCAGCTGAATCAGCACTGGTCCCAGGTGCTTTTGCACGGGATCAAAAACATCGAAGAACCTGGGCAATGTATCTTCAGGATCATTTAGCTTTTTAATATGGGTAATGTAACGGCTGATCTTAGGGCAGAAACGGAATCTGCTGTTCACCGTAGCGGTCCATTTTTCAACAGTAGCAGGCTTAGGAAGATGATAGAAACTGGTATTGATCTCTGCCGTGTGGAAATGACCGGCATAAAAAGAGAGGTAATCTGTCGGTTTGAGGTCTGGCGGGTAGAAGATCTCCCGCCAGTGTTTGTAACTCCATCCGGAGGTTCCGATATGTATTTTACCTGTTGCCATTATAATATGCAACAGAAAAGTATGCCAATGAAGATGAACTCAACAGTATCCTTTCGCCGCCTGTATAATAGCGGGCACCGCCACACCTGTCACATAGTTACCTCCCAGTCTGATGCCAGGATAACGCTGTTCAAAGAAGCGGATCTGTTGTCTGGTCTGTGCATAACCTACATTTAACTGTGGGATCGCCCTGTTCCATTCACTGAAACGTTGCATTTCAGGAGGCGTCGTCAGTCCCAGCAGTTCCATCAGTTCATTTACTACGGTTTGTTGCAGCTTTTCAGGTCCCAGTTGGTCAAACAGCTGTTCCTGTCTTGCGCCACCTACAAACACCGTAAACAATACTTTGCCTGTTGGCACGCGGGAAGGGAATATAGCACTGTTACAGATAGCGCCCAGGAAATGTTTTCCTGCAGCATGTGGCACCAGGAATCCAAAACCCGCCGGTGCTTTCTGCTGGGCTTCCTGTCCGAATCCAAGGTGCAGTAC contains the following coding sequences:
- a CDS encoding NAD(P) transhydrogenase subunit alpha produces the protein MEAVFSFLEQHLELTYIVILSIFLGVEVISRVPSVLHTPLMSGANAIHGVVIIGAIIVMGQASDENYLALILGFLAVILGTINVVGGFVVTDRMLEMFKSKKTK
- a CDS encoding Re/Si-specific NAD(P)(+) transhydrogenase subunit alpha codes for the protein MIAGVLKEQPGENRVSLVPEIVKQLEKQGVTVWIEPDAGTRAYYSDESYIQAGAQIKPAGEILQQADIILSIQIPEESSWKMIPAGKVLAGIYQPLYNTALMQQWADKQLTAFSLDSVPRTTRAQSMDVLSSQANIAGYKAVLLAATSYSRYFPMFMTAAGSIAPAKVLILGAGVAGLQAIATARRLGAVVEVFDTRPAVREEVMSLGARFIEVEGAADASAAGGYAVEQSADYKQRQQEKIADSVAKADIVITTAQIPGRKAPLLIPTAMLERMKQGSVIIDLAAATGGNTSLTENNRTVVHQGVTIIGDSNLPSSMPSDASKLYAKNMYNFLQLLIKNGDLVLNFSDDIVQGACITHSGAITNERLKQAEGVKL
- a CDS encoding DUF72 domain-containing protein — protein: MATGKIHIGTSGWSYKHWREIFYPPDLKPTDYLSFYAGHFHTAEINTSFYHLPKPATVEKWTATVNSRFRFCPKISRYITHIKKLNDPEDTLPRFFDVFDPVQKHLGPVLIQLPATLGFHEDKVSHFFEVLKQYKGYTFAIEPRHDSWLKDNAIALLEKYKVTFVIAESGKRWPYGEFVTARHIYVRFHGPDGSYATSYSHRTLEKYAQKVLDWQQEGHIVWVFFNNDVHGYAIENAKTLIDMTKV
- a CDS encoding NAD(P)(+) transhydrogenase (Re/Si-specific) subunit beta yields the protein MLSLIYLIGSVTFIVGLKMLSNPATARKGNAIAAGGMALAILGTIFLYRHNGHGLHNYGWIITGLVVGGVIGLISARRVKMTAMPEMVSLFNGMGGACAALISVVEFEYMAGTLADIPNVHGQLGIIFAGMIIGAVSFAGSVIAWGKLNGRIRDISFQGQHIVNLSVLAVIMLLTLFVTVTLPSATVALFATVLVLSLVYGIFFVLPIGGADMPVVISLLNSFTGVAAACGGFLYNNPVMLTGGILVGSAGTILTILMCKAMNRSLKNVLIGAFGGAKAGGVTREQGAYKEIGLSDTAVVMAYAHKVMIVPGYGLAVAQAQHACHELETLLEARGVEVRYAIHPVAGRMPGHMNVLLAEADVPYDKLLEMEQANGQFNTTDVVLILGANDVVNPAAKSDPSSPIYGMPILEVENARSVIVNKRSMKPGYAGIENDLFFQPKTSMLFGDAKQVLQQLVAEIVNSL
- a CDS encoding Fpg/Nei family DNA glycosylase, which encodes MPELPDLQVFSHNLDKALSGKKLKVIKLENTKKAKDTPAAFKKALEGETLESVYREGKELRFRFKNEAVLGMHLMLHGKLYYFEEENTNKHTVIALLFEDGKGLALTDFQGAAVPSLNPEAAAAPDALSKEFTLTFLKEQLAKKKTAVKKILLDQHIIRGIGNAYADEILWEAGISPFSIANKIPATKVKALHAAIHNVLKEAEKQIRKEHPDIIAGEIRDFMKIHQPKKTHSPTGGVIEQQELNSRKTYYTNEQELFE